The genomic region AGCTCAATTTaggtggcccctcccctggctggccatgcccccggccagcctccccacctcaattgggggtggagccagccagccaatggcccacggcccctccccccagcggtccacacccccaacccccccaatcGGTCctccaccccgattgggggcggtgccagccggccaactgcccacagctcctccccctctGGCCAGGCCTGATCGGCCTTCATCAGgggggctggccggaccccacccgtgcacaaatttgtgcaattggcctctagtaaataaataaaaattaaaagaagagtaTGCAATTATCTAAAAGAAGGACAATTTCAGAGACAGGGAACAGATCAATGTAAAGGACCTGAGCTTGGAGAGAGCATGGAATGTTAGAGGAACAGCAAGAAAGCTCCATTGTGGGGTACAATGGAGTGATAGTCATTAGAGATAGCATGAGGCCATGGCAAagtttttagattttattctagGTGAGCTGGAAAAACCACtggaaagttttttttaaaattattttttaatttattgattaagttattacatttGTGTcattattcccccccccccccactcatgcccctcacccccctggtgtctgtgtccattggttaggcctatatgcatgcatacaagtcctttggttgatctctcccccttaccccaccctcccctactttccctctgaggtttgacagtctgatcgatgcttctctgtctctggatctgtttttgttcatcagtttgttgttcattatattccataaatgagtgagatcatgtgatatttcttatcatttgcaacagcatggatgaactggagagcattatgctaagtgaaataagccagtcagagaaagataaatactactGGAAAGTTTTAAGGAGaagaataaaatatgatttatgtTTTTGGAAGATTACTCTGACTGCTGTTTTGAGACTGTTCTGATGAATGGGGAAGGATGTGAACCCAAGAGAGACTAGTCAGGAGGCTAGTTTAGTACTCCAGTGGTGGTAACAGAGACAATGAGTCACATCAGGCATGTTCCTGAAGCAGTTCACCTACCCAGtctcttctctctcatctattTGAAAGTACCCTTCCCTAAAGTattggggcaggggcagctggttTACAGTTCAGATGCACCTGAAATCCTAGTCTTCTAATGGCTTCTCTACTCACTGTGCTTTGCAGTGAAAAGAATCACTTTTAGGGAAAACAGtctggaggtttctcaaaaaaattacaactaccttatgatccagcaataccacttctgagtatttaactgaagaaaataaaagtgctatcttgaaaatatatttgcaccTCCATATTTATTGCATTATTCACAATTAGCCAAATCATAGAAACAAACTACAGTGTGCCAGAAACAGGGATgaagaccatcctatataataaaagcataatatgcaaatcaaccaaatggccgagcagcggaacgaccatccagacaaccatccggatgaccatctgggaccacgctatgacacccactggctccaggacagccaaggcgggtgcgatgcaattggttgggggcccagccatcaccccatgatcaccccgcagatggaggcccaggccactgaccagaGGGttgtggcaggtgggtggggcctccctttgtgagggaagcctgggtcctgggtgctggagggaagctagtgccagtagccaggggaaggaaggcctactcttgcacgaatttcgtgcatcaggcccctagtatcatatatatagggtgtcacataaaaatgtatacacacttaacagctgatctttattttcaaatttaataattattcaaagtgtgtacacattttggggggacacgcTAAATTTCTTATAAATCATAATATCACAGGGTTGCAAAGTGATGATACTCTACTTTTACCATTCTTCATTTATGAGTTAAAATACTTctataaaaagaaactttttctCATCAACTATTTGATTACCCTGAGGTACAGTTCACATAGCAAAGCAGCACAAATACTTGTTTCAATTACCAATTGTCAAAATAAGTTGGGTTCTCTAGCACTTTCCAAAGATGGTTAATAAAtgattaatgttattttaaatattattataaaatcatGGATTTAAGCATATAGTCAGCCCTCCCTATCCTTTGGTTCCACATCTGCAGAGCCAAGCAACCAtatattgaaaacattaaaaaaaaaaagtagaaactaCATTGTTGCTGATGTGTACTAAGCAGTTAGACCTACAATGGCTGTGTCTGTATtgaacatgtacagactttttttcttatcattattccctaaatcagtgatgggcaaccttttgagcttggtgtgtcaaacttcgccaaaaaactgagcataactcgggtagtgtgtcacttttgaggaaaaaactaactccaagactctagtcgcaaatgtttcatcctcagcatgcggccgcgtgtcatcagaaatggctacgcgtgtcagtgctgacacgcctgtcataggttcgccatcactgccctaaacaatacagtacaACAACTACTagatgtactggttaataatgcagatttttttcaatagagttacacatatgttgatatatatgcgatttgatgtgtatgctattttgttgtattgacaacaagcttaaaaacttcatatgtcaaattttctgaaggtattaacatcataaatatttttacacttaaaaatgtcgaattttatgccaaaaataaagcatttgcgggaagttttaatccattactttattttgaagaaagtgctgctgaaaattgtcgtatacttcgggaagcttatggtgaacatgctccacccatttcaagatacttgtgaacgctagtttaaacgctttaaaagtgatgatttcgatatGAAAGACAACATCCatgtcaaccgaaaaagtttggagaccaacaattataagcattattagatgaagatgcgtatcaaactcaaaaacaacttgcagaaatgTTAAACTttactcagcaaacaatttcccattatttacaagcaatgggaaagattttaaaggaaggaaaatgggtgccacaccaagtgaacgaaagacaaatagaaaatcgaagtcatcaataaaatgttgcttcaacagcacaaaagaaagtcttttttgcatcgaattatgACTGGCgctgaaaagtggatttattttgagaatcccaaaagcacaaaatcatgggttgatccaggaaaaccatcaacatcgactacaaggccaaattgcttcagaaagaagacaatgctctgagtttgatgggatcaggaaggtgtggtgtattatgactTTCTAAaacaggtgaaaccgttaatactggtCACTACTGACATCAAATAACCAATTTGAACCACgttttgattgtgaaatgaccagaatgtgccggaagacacggcaaagtaattttgcttcatgataacacaccatcacacacttcaaaaccagttaaagacacgttaaaagatcttgcctgggaagtattaacccatccgCTGTATTtatcagaccttgctccttcagattagcacttgttctgatcgatggcacacactttctgagcagcacttcaaaacatacgaagaaatggaaaattaggtctctgaatggtttgcctcaaaacaagaaaagttctattgggacggtatccacaaattacctgaaagatgggggaaatgtgtagctagcgatggacattactttggaAGTCTGTCAAGTTAGTCTTCCAGGAAAGACTCATAAATTGATAATGGCACACTTATTCTTATCACATCCTAATGGAAATCATTTCCTAAAAGCATGAGAAGACGTTTCCAAAAGTACAGGGGAAAATATAACTtggaatgggaaaaaaagaaaaagggaaaattcaAAGAACTCTAAAATGTGATCTGCTTATCTCAAATTATACTATTTTCAAAGTAAACTTAATTACATGAGTGGATTCTCTAAATTGTGGAATAACTTCTTTGTTATCTCAGGAAATTCCACATTAGTTTTACTATGTCCACTCTATCATATTTTGCATATCAAGAGACCCTTTGGATTTTCCTATTCCTCAGACTATTTTCCTGCCTTTAAAATTTGAGAGGATAACAGGGGGTCTGGCAGTGTTATTTCAGAGGAAGCAGTAAAATATGAAGTGTTAGAAAGACCAGGCAGCAGCACAATTGTTCCAGAATAGTCCTCAAAAAGTGGCATCATTATTATGCTGAAAGTGAATTCACAAATTTCACACACCTCCCAGTGTAAGTAGAAAGACTTTCCTGAGCTACTTTTTAGTATCCATAGGTCTAAaagctgaattaaaaaaaaaattgatcagcACTTATTGACTATAGCACAGTACTAAATTAGCTTTTCTCTTTTAAGTTGACCTCAGGCTCAACTTACCTCAAGCTTTTGAGAGTCAGACAGCCTGTATTGCctatacttttattgttttaagttagAGAATCTTTCCTTCCTATCGCATAGAATTCAGGTAAGGGCCACACAATTTTAGTTAGAAATtaggtttattttctattttgcaaAAGACATGATATATGTATCACCCTTATTATAAATGATATAGTTTAtgtacaggatggggcaaaataAGTTTACAGTTGGGAGTAtgcaaaagtttattttattattataaaaagcaGACTTGAACAGATTTCTgatgaaatacaactgaaagttTTACTTATGTGCTAGACGATGTTTAACATGTTATGACCACTGTTTTATATCCCATTTGCAAAAGTCAGGAAAGTAGGCTTCAAAAGATCCCTGGTTGTTTTAGCAGGATATATTTTGGCAATGTTTCCTTATGAACAACTACTTTATTCATCCACTGTGATGAGTATGATGAATATAAGGATTGGTCAACCCCCGTAATACAGAGAATGTAACAGTATAAAAATAACGACCCAGTGTAAGTAGACGAGGAATCaactggcaactttttggtgtgtgggatgatgcccaacccactgcaccacaccagccaggactgatGCACACATTCTTAAAGCAAAAGAGAACCCCACATCTAAAAATAAGCCAGGAATAGTTACAGTATTGACACAAATGGATACATCCTGAGGCTTAGTATTAGTAAATCTTAGTATACCACTTCCTTTTATATGCACAATAATCTCAGATAGGTAAAATATCTGAGTACCTCGTAATGTAAACCTCTAAAAGATCTACCATAATGTGCctttttctttgcctctttctAAGGCTGTCAGTGAACACCCTCAGGAATTGCTCAATGTGTCAGAGTTTGATGATATGCTTGGAGGATTCACAGGACTCAGCATATCACTGTTTTCATGGCTATGatttattacagtaaaaacataaaatcaaAAGAGCAAAGGGAAAAGGTATACGGGACAAAGCCTGGGTAAACCAGGCACAGATAGCTTCCAGAGTCCTCTGCCAGTAGAAGTTACATAGGATGTGCTTAATTCCTTCAGCACCTGAGCTGTGACACTGTGGAATGTCTACTATGAAAGAGATGCCAGGCTCAGTTATTTCTGAAGGCTAGTCACATAAGTACCTTCTGCCTAGCATGTACCAAAATTTTAGActtccagaaggaaagcaggtgttcagcACAAACCACACTGTACAAATAGATTAATCACAGAAAACAACTATTATTATTGAGAGTGGAGGGAAACCTCTTGAAATTTAAGTTCCCAGATACCAGCAAAGGACCCACCTTGCAGGCAAGCCTTACAAAAGATAGTATGTTACTATTTTTTGCACACTTAGTGACAATCTCATAGGAATAATCAACATATATTTAGATTCAAGACTCCTCTAATTCAgaaacaagaatttaaaaaagacatatagaGTCTGCCTGAGATCTGGATAATATGCTCATGTTAATAAACTGTCACAGTTATACTTGATCTTCATAAGTTTTATTCAAAAGtggaatgaaaatatataaaagagccctagccagtttggcaaagtagatagagcattggccagcagattaaaggatcctgggttcaattctggtccagggcacatacctcagttgcaggcttgatccccggccctggttaaggcatgtataggaggcaaccaatagatgtgtttctctcacatccatgtttctgtctctcctcctcccttctactctcactaaaaatcaatggaaaaatatgctcaggtgaggattaaccaaaataaataaataaataaataaaaaaaaataataatatatatgtgtgtatacatattatacacacaaaggaaaatttagtttggtcttttttttatttttattttacaaaggaaaattTAGTTTGGTCTTAATGAACTTGGAATTTTAGTACTCTGACATAGAGAGGGCTCTTTCAGTATTGCTAGCAGTAAAGCCTATAAATACCCATGTTATCACTGACTAGAAATGGACTTCACACGACTACATAcaattaagcaaaaagaaatcatttttgcTTAATTGAATCAGTTGTATCATTTGACAGCTTGGACATGAACGTTAGAAGTAAAGATAAAGAAGGCGTTATGGTGTTATAATATATTTGTGAAGATAATTTTCTTCAGCTAATATTTTTGGGATACAAGAAGAAATTTCCTTTTGTTGTTCTCGCCACTTGAGTATATTCTCTGCCAGTTCTTCTGTCTCAGTGACCAAAATATCCATCTTGGCTAAAGCCTTGCTCTGTAACACatgaaagaaggggaaaataagagagaaattaTGCCTGTCATAATATATCACTACTCTATCACAAATGGTTATGATTTCAGCCCCTGAATACAAAGGCGCCTTAAAACTGTGCTCTCCCACTTCTCATAGACACGCTTTTTCTTCAAGTCACCTCTCCTGTCTTCAATTATCACCTCTATGCAGATGACCTTCAATCTACACTGTCAAACCTAATTTCCTTCCTAAAATTCAGTCCCACATTTCAGTCTGTTGGAAAACTCCATCTGGATATACATTCGATCTCAATTTAACTGCAATTCAACAATGACTGAACATTTACTATCTAAGCAAGacattacaaaaaaacaaacccattaacttctttaattttttgctcCTACTCACCCTCAAGTCAGCAAGGATAGAAATTTCATTACCTTGGATGTGTTCCAAAAAGTAGCCAAATTCTAGAAATTAGaccttcaaaatataaaaatctacaCAATCCTTTGTATTCCTCAGCTTTAAATCTTTTGTCTGAATAACTGTATTTATTCTCCAAGTTTCTTTGCCTTTGGTTGCTTTGCCTAGTCCTCTTGCACACAGTTtatcaaactttaatgtgcataggAATCACCTGAGGAACCTGTTAAACTGTAGATTCAGATTGTGAAGGTATAATAAGGTGAATGAAATCTgcaattctgcatttctaacaagcttccagGTGATGCTTACAGTGATGTTCTCTGCCCACACTGAGTGGCAAGGTTCAGTCCACTCTATTTAATATTTCCTCCATTATTAAAGTACAGTTCTGATCAAGTCACTCCTCTGtgcctttctctaaaaatcaaaaattcAATAGTTCCCTAGTACTCAGACAGTCAAGTCTAAACTTCTCAGTCTGGTTTTCAAGGCAAGCCATAACTAACCCTGAGTTAATTTCCCTCTCAGTACCTTTAAGTATCACCCAAAGTGGAGTACCACTCTTCCCTCAAGCTACTGTGctcttctaattttctttccttttttaatttttatttactgattttcagagagagggagacaggaagagagagagagagagagagaaatatcaattcgttgttccacttatgcattcattggttgactttcttgttatgtgccctaactggggattgagcccacaccatGGAGTATTGGGATAATGTTCCAATcaagctacctagccagggcatTGTGCTCTCTAATTTTCATGTCTTTACTCACACTGCTGCTTTTGGGTGAACTATTCTTTCTGAAGCATGTCCAAGCCTCACTGGTTCCTCAAGATTCAGCTCACTACTAACTCctatataaaactttattgaagtaTTCCGACCCCCTATCCTACTCCCCATCTCCCTAAAGTGGAAGCAATCCCACCCTTTTCTGTGCTTAATAGAaagcatcttacctaataatagacaaacatgtaaattgaccatacctccactacgccaccagccaatcaggagtgatatgcaaattaacccaacaaagatggcggttaatttgcatacacaggcgctgagtgacaGGGGGTGGCaacaatgcaggcattctgccccacccctggtctctcagggcctctgggtagcgtgggaaggtggggccggggcggaaagaggcagctcccggaacggaaagaggtggctccggggcctgagcggaaaggggctgggccggagtggaaaggcggtgtcagcagccagggaaaggaaagcccattctagcacgaatcttcgtgtatCGGGCTTCTAATCTTCTTTATAATTCTTTGCTATACTCATTGTGCAAATATATTATGAAGTAGAATTTGATGATAGGGATTAGTCAGACCTGTTTATCTCATGATACCTTGCACAATGAAgagaatacatatttattaaatactggaataaaagaatgtaaaatgactattaaagaaaaataatataaaaaaagaaatagcatcttgattttataaaataactagaggcccagtgcacgaatttgtgcactagtggggtcccttagcctggcctgtgtgatcaggccaaaactggctctctgacatcccccgaggggtcccagattgcaagggtgcaggccaggctgagggaccccactggtgcaccatcagggctggggaggaacgcGGGAGGatggcagccagggagggaccgcaggagggctccagggcgtgtccggccagtctcgctcagtcccgatcagctggaccccggcagcaagctaacataccggtcggagggtctgccccctggtgtacgtcatagtgactggtcgactggtcaactgtctgcccctggtggtcagtgcacataatagcgagcagttgagcggccttagcatatcattaacatactacgctttgattggttgaacggccaacccgacacttagcatattaggcttttattatataggattcactcATATTAACCATCAAAAAAGTTaaacagccctagccgatttggctcagtggatagagcagtgccctgtggactgaagggttccaggttccattctggccaagggcacatgcccaggttgcaggctcagtccctggtggggggtgtgcaggaggcagctgatcgatgattctctttcatcgttgatgtttttatctctctctccctcttccttactctctgaaatcaataaagaaatatattaaaaaaaaaaaagttaaacaagtAGGTCAGACATTTGAGATTCTAGTATAAAATAGAACTAAAGAAAGCTaaaagtgccctagctggtttggctcagtggatagagcgtcagcctgtagactgaagagtcacgggttcaattctgatgagggcacatgcccgggttatggtttgatccccagtagggggcatgcaggaggcagcagatcaatgattctttctcattgatgtttctagctctctttccctctcccttcctctctgaaatcaattaaaaaaaatagctaaaagtAGTGTGAAAGGAGTTGATGAGGTACTTAAATGCTATTGTTAATACTCACCATTTTCTTTAGATTTGTGTTTAAGTGAGGAATATTTCTAATTGTTTCAAGATGGGTTTCTAATCTCTCAATAAAAGTCACTGCCAACTCCAGCAAATGTACCATGTAtctgaaagagggagaaaaaaagtcaattactattttattttagtgtagTTATTTTGTgttctcctttttcccttttaattagGACTTTCAATATGagataaaataattacaataaaccCAGTGAGTCAATTATATCCTTTCTGCATTCATGGAAAAATCAGTGATAAAGCCATTTCAAAATACTAATTCTCAGTGATGAGTGAAGACAATAAGAACAAATGTACTTCACTGAAATAGCCTACAAATAAAACTACTTTGAATCTTTGCACTTGCAAGATGCTTTAAAATCATTATTCAGTTCTTCTGATAAGGAATACCTTTCTTTTCACCATAGCTATACTTTTAAAGCCACGGATTTTCTTTCTGGTTTAATGTGTTAGCattaataataatgttaatagATACAATCACTAACATATTACTCAATGAATTATGCTATGAAAAAACTACTAGTTTAAACTACCTTCAGAAAACGTGTAATTGCTAATGTCTACTTTTTAGTCTAACCTGTGATAAACTGCTTCAATAGGCAGGTTTTCCTGGCACATGGGTTTCAACAGTCTTTGCCTGAGGGACCTCTTCTCTTTTAGCACTGCTTCCAAATGATTATTCATGCTTTGCAGAGTTTGACACTTTTGAGCTACACAAACCAGAAACAGTAATTATAGTTAGGAACAGGACAAGTaaacattgttgttgttgttaatcctcacttgaggatatttttcccattgatttttagagagaatggaaaggaggagaggagggagagaaaacgAGAGtcatcaaatggttgcctcccgcatgttcCCCGACTggtgctggggatcaagcctgcaacccaggtatgtgcccttgaccaggaatagaacctgcaacccttggGTGAGAGGGctagtgctctaaccacttagcacactggcAAGAGCAGGACAAGTACATTTTGAAATCACTAATAAATTCTTCTTTGCTTTGGTTTAATACAGGCAAAATTATCTCACCATTGCTCTCCTAAATATCTCCCCTTTGCTATTCCTAATatcaatttcattttatcttatttttcctaTTGACAACCAAACCCACTGCTAAATTCTGTGTTTTTCAACTCTACTTCTAGTTCAGTTTTTATAGCCAGAGTCGTATTCTTCAAATAATGTCTCCTTTCCTATCTTTGCCTCTAATACTCTACacaatcattaaaaaacaaatatttgtcttGTAAGCTATTTCTGATCATTTCAATATTTGCCCTAGAATTCAGTTAATGGCCTcttcttttaaacttttatttatttatcttattttttgttattcctcacctgagggtatgttttccattgatttttagagagagtgggagggagggggagagacagagagagagacacatggactggttgcctcctgcacctgccccaaccagtgtcggggatccagcctgcaactgaggtatgtgctcttgaccggaatagaacctatgacccttcagtcctcaggctgatgctctaacccagtggtcggcaaactcatcagtcaatagagccaaatatcaacagtacaacgaatgaaatttcttttgagagccgaaaaccgacttctgcgcacgggccacgaagtttcaatcgcactgtacgtgcgcgcccgcatgtggtattttgtggaagagccacactcaaggggccaaagagccgcatgtggctcgcaagccgtggtttgctgaccactgctctaaccagcTGGGACTTAAATTTTTAACTTTCAAACTTAGAGAAACGTTTCAAGAATAGTTCATTGAACTGCCATATACATTTCACCTGGACTCACAAACTGATAACACTTGGCTAcagtctctcttttttcctctttctctccacacccttacatatattttttgctgacccatttgagagtaagttgcagATATCATGACCTTTTACCTCTAAAATGTC from Eptesicus fuscus isolate TK198812 chromosome 5, DD_ASM_mEF_20220401, whole genome shotgun sequence harbors:
- the HAUS2 gene encoding HAUS augmin-like complex subunit 2 isoform X1; translation: MAAADPWDPASAPNPAGLLLGHIVASGTVTQEILDISKKSTPCFVNFSRLQQITNIQAEINQKNLEIELLKLEKDTADIVHPSFLAQKCQTLQSMNNHLEAVLKEKRSLRQRLLKPMCQENLPIEAVYHRYMVHLLELAVTFIERLETHLETIRNIPHLNTNLKKMSKALAKMDILVTETEELAENILKWREQQKEISSCIPKILAEENYLHKYIITP
- the HAUS2 gene encoding HAUS augmin-like complex subunit 2 isoform X2, which gives rise to MAAADPWDPASAPNPAGLLLGHIVASGTVTQEILDISKKSTPCFVNFSRLQQITNIQAEINQKNLEIELLKLEKDTADIVHPSFLAQKCQTLQSMNNHLEAVLKEKRSLRQRLLKPMCQENLPIEAVYHRYMVHLLELAVTFIERLETHLETIRNIPHLNTNLKKMRVRKREREIKTSTMKENHRSAASCTPPTRD